The sequence CCACTTGAACTATTTTCTTCAGGTAACTTTAACATATCTATGCATGCATTCTCCCTTCTTTTGTTTCTCCTGATGTcattcttctttcttattttgtttgacGAAAAGAGTACGGTTCTTTCATATATTATCTCGATGTTTTTCCTATTTCGCACGCAAGCATCCTATTTTCAATATTCGTTTGTTAATCAAGTTCAAACATAAAATCATATGCAATATGTATCTATCAAAATGGAAGTCCATGTtcttttaaaaactaaaaactatttattattaatattgtaCTAAACTTCACTGCAAATCTAACTTTTTACTATATAaactttgtaaaattttaataccCTTTTAGTTATGCTTATTTGtaattatatatcatatatatgcatggggttacaaactatatatatatatatataatccaattatatctcaaattggagtctaattttatGTCATTTGTCCTATATAATTTTCTTAAGTTTTGTGCAACTATTTACTACTCTACAAAAATTgagtcaaatttaatttaatttttaaaattttttttggtgctaaATGAGATATTAAATGAGAAAACCatagaatcaaaattaataaaccattaaaaaaattaccattatTGATTTATTGTTCTTATAGTATTATTATTAGGGTTCGGTTAACAAGTACCCTTAAGAtatttgttaatgaactattttaggaatattttgatacttttttttaggaaatacaaaaaattatcaaaaaatcaattaatttttttttcataaaatattttttaaaccaatattCTTAGAGTATCTGTTAATTtttcccttattattattattattattatacaaataGGGACAAactaaaattgagaatttcacaaataacaatttaatttaatttattaatttgtttcaaataagcttatatttattttattactattttataatttcaaacatataaacactatatattatatataaactcggtaaaattttaatatgcatttagttatgtttatttgtaaatGTATGGAGTTACAAtctaattctattttattttgagatataattttgacaatatttataattgaaatttctctttcatAATTGTAGTAGAAATTGAATAAGCATAAGTACAACAACTCTAAAAGTAAATTgttatgaaattaattttttcgtCCTTActagttttataatttcttgaagTCCAAATGTCATATTAGTTTATGCTCATAacttttcctaaaaaaaaaaaattataactacgAATTACCATTTTCAAcaatagtttttcaaaattttaagtgttacggataatactttttattttcttcagcAAACAAACACCATCAATTCTAGAGAGATACATGTGCCTCTCAAGGATGCAGAGTTAAGCTAAGAATAAGCAAATATACTGAAATTTCACTAAATTGAtgttttaattcttaaaattaaaaattaattgaagcATAGAAAATATGTAATTGATAATGATGTTCAATTGGAATGATGACCAAAATTTCCAAATATTGGGGTGcaagtttttcaattttagggttaagtatgattttttaaacacaaaatttcaaatttttgtgtttgtgttgatataccaaaatttctaaatttccTCTTAGTCTGTACGTAGTTTCACCTTTGTGTTGACAGACCAAAATCTGTAACGcttcctattaaaaaataaattagtaattCTATAATGCTTGGGTCTAATGTTTCAACCAATAGCCTGAAGGGTGAGACTAGATGGATATTTATTTACCCGATAAGATTTTGAATCAAAGCCATAAGTACTATTTGGTTTGAGTAATATTAGAGatatactttatttttcatCACTGCTAGTACTAGCCATTACTTCCTTTTATTAGGGCCAACAACTGATACAACTTTCATTATACACTAATAAAAACATGTTATgtcactaataaaaaaagatatgtaTCTAAAAGAAAGTTCAAGGacacaatttttgttacaattctAATGTGATTAATTGTGAgtggcagaaaaaaaaaaaaaaaaaaaaaaaaaaaaaattagtccatATAGAAGTAATGATCCATCACTTATATAGTCCATCACACCgagttgtgataaaaattgtgtcatGATAGGGGAATTGCTTTATCAGTAGGTGTTTGTTTTGAACATGAGTGgatttctttttagaaaaagaaaagaaaaaaaaattacaaataggTTTAGGGATAAAATATATTCTTCTCATTTCAagataaactaaaattttaaaatgattcgataacaaaggaaaattttaaattacttttatcGTCCTAAAATTTCATTTACTTTGTATTATGGTTCAGGTTACATGAtattgataatttaaaaaaatgccataggcataaacatttttcacaactatttgTACAACTACAACCTTCTAATATGGACAAATTGTTTATTTCCACATGAATTCATCACTTCATTATCTCTTATTCACAAATTTGACATCtcaattattgtaaaaaattttgtttatgaaaaattatttttccaattAAGACTCAAACCTAATAATTAAGCATATGCCCTAAAACGCGAATACTATTCTCAAAATATTGGATTCTGTCTCAACTGAGATCTATTAATGcttttgtttcaataataagTTGATCTTGCCTCTTCAAGAGATGAGATTCAGGTGgaccatttataaaaaaaaatcccacaatTACGTCAACCAGATTAGCCGATTCACATGAAATTTGTATCTTCAAAATATGAGTTTCATGCTCAACCTCGAAGAgatgagtattttttttaaattgtttttaaaaaggTAGCTTTCAATTAACTTTCAAACAATgctattttgataaataattctCCAAAGAATATTATTATGCAAAAAAGTCATGAGTCTTACACccaattaagaaaagaaaaaatatctgGTTGGCCAAAATTACAAACAATTATAATTATAGGGTTTGTCCTTTTTGATAAACATAAGAATTATCTCTTTGTGCTTGTCGAGCTAATTTAGCTTATATAAAGAACTTGTAGATAGATTTCGTCATGCATCACACTATTTATATGTAATATGGAATCTTCCTTTTCAGGTACGCAAAAGCTAATTGATAAGTTGCAATGGCAGCAAAAGATGACAATTCTAACGATGGTAAATATTTTACTTTCCCACCGTTTAATAGTGTAGGCATTCTCTGACTAAGATATCACCAAAGTCAGccatcattaattttttttgaagaatgcATTCTCAGATTAAgatcaattttcaattcaaactaTGTTTTTCTATATCTTGATAATTCAGTGAGAGATTGAACTCTAGATATTTTCGTTAGAACATATTAgttaagttacaaaactttAGACCAGtacaataaaatcttatttcTTGTTATAAGTGTTTTATATTCTCATTATATATTCTACCGATTTCAACTTATCAtgcacaatttctttttttctttcattacaaaataagtaaagcttataaaaaaaaaaaaaaaaaccattgaacATTAAATATTATAGTTGGAGTACAAAATGGAACATTAAGAATATGAGAGAagattaatttttattctataaaatacTTTGCACTATGAATGTTACTAATTAgcaacattttctttttacacATGAAGTCAGTGGGGACTGTGGGAGGCTTTATCTGGCTGCGCTGAAAGGTGATTGGAAATCTATTGAGGGCATGACAAACATTCAAAGAAGTATTAGTAGGAACGAAGAAACCACTCTTCATGTTGCTGCTGCAGCAAACCAGGAAGACTTTGTGAAGAAATTATTGACATGGATGGCATCAAATAACTACAGCCTAACAGCTGAAAACGATGTTGGGAACACTGCCTTGACCTACGCTGCTGCAGCTGGAAATGTGAATATTGCCGAGATGATGCTAGAGAAAAATTCTGAGCTGCCAAACCTAGGTAGAGAGGTGAAACCACTCTCTATGGCTGCTTCCTTAGGACACAGTCAAATGGTGGAACTTCTTTATCGTAAGACTAGGATAGATAGCTTGAGTACTAGTGAACAGATTGATATATTTATCAATTGTGTTAGAAAAGACTTATACGGTAAGCATAAGTTATTATAATGTTTCctgtcttttatttatttattttttggttttcacattttgattttgatttttgtttaaatttttttttgataatttgatagctACAATAGGGAAATAGGGGTTTGAACCTTGAATGTCTTGGAATTACAAGAAGGTGACGTCAATTAGTTAAgctattcataattttaataattttgtcattctaaatttatttgaaGTTCAAAACATTATCATGactaaaacattttctaaaatgaaatatttcttTCCAAATAAGGACAAGTTATACAATTCACTCATTTTCCAAATGAGGTATCCAAGTATTGACGAATGGGAGATTACGGTACGGATTTGTGTTCTGATCGTTCATTTTCACTTAATAgcttaaatttttagtttcgAACAAACTTTACTAtgccatctttttttttttttttttttttttgggggggggtgggggggtggtTTGGGTTTGAAACTATTGTATCCAATAATTTGTAGtattgtgatatatatatatatatatatatatatataaatatatttatataaaatattcttcGTCTCTTGTTATGATCAATATTCATGGCTCTCTAGTCTCTAAACAAAAGTTCCAAGGCCCGGCTGACACTAGTAAGGGCAAAACTAGAGTATGAGGGGGAAATGTTGCCAAGAGGAACTGTTGCTTGTCTTTTTCATAAGATTATCAGATTATAGAATTCCGTCCATGAATACTTTtacttgaaatttttgtttttcgtTTAAAATAATGTAGAAGTAGCCTTGCAAATGCTGGATAAGAACTCCAATTTAACTACCGCTACAAACTCGGATGGAGAGACTGCATTGCATGTGTTAGCTAACAAGCCTTCTGCATTTGTTAATGAAAGTCAGCTGGGAGTTTTGAGGAGACACATCAATATTCCATGTGAGTTATTGTgactttgatttatttatttaaatttgatagttactACAGAAAAATTGGGATTTGAATActagatattttagaaataCCAGAAGGTATCAATCTGATAAGTTACAAGGTAATGTATTTCTTAATCATGTGATAtgacataaaaagaaaaatgagggctttatttatttatttttataagataaaatttctactttaggctaatttaagtgtatatgtatgtgaaactccctctttgagACTTGAACTCCCATCTTTACCTCCTACATCTCACAaccatttatacttgtggagtgactaccGTACCAAAGGTACGCTGTGGTAAAACATAAATGAGTTAAACACTCTTGTATATGGAAAATTTTAGATTCCTTTATTGATTTTAACATAATTAAATGTTATTGATTATAGATTTCAAttgcattttaattaataacataaacaaatcataaaaataaagcaataaGGCATAAAATAAATGACACAGTCACACAAGTGACATGTTGTGTCAAAGTAGGAACTTAATGGCCACAtcggaggggaaaaaaaagcaaTCTGGGGGTTAGACCCTAAATCCaaggaaaaattcaaaattagaatcaaaatCTCACAATTGAAATATACTCATATGTCTAATTGCTACTTAGGAGTACTTACAATGTGACCTCACAATCTGCTCCATGCTGCTTGGactcttttaataaaaagttctCTACACAAACTATGCCTTGGTACTTCGAGGATCAAATATACTCATACCTCTTTCTTGAGCTGAATCTTAGATCTTGGTTTTGTACTTGATTTTAGAAAATACAACTCATATAAAACATTCAAACGTACATCTCATAAAATTAGCCAACTTTAAACCTAATAATCTCCCAACTTGGAAATTCATGACAAAACCcaacttaaaaataattcaagtttacagaataaataactaaaacaatacaatgatttatataaaaaaaaccagTCGATCTGAGAAACCATAGAAAGAACTAGGACAACTAAGACGGTTGACTGTGAAGGTGGGGAGGTATAGGTTATAAAATGTTTAGAGATAGAATGCATTCCTTTCAAATTGGGTCAAGAAGCTCAAGacttttaataactcaccaGCCAAAGGCAAATGGTCTTGAGGCTTAGGTTGAGGCAAATTGGACACTCGCATTTTGAGGATGAAACTTGAAATAATTTGGATGAGTGTGTCCATAATCACCATAATGGTGATAGACATGAAATAAACTTTGAACCATTAAGCTTCCTAGAGGGAATTCTAGATATAAATGCAGACCAAGACCTACGCTTAGAAAATTTTGGTCTAATATGCCAACAACCCCATAATAGTGACAAGAAAGGacaaactaaaatattttttgtagcCTAGGAGGGGGACTCTAGACATgggttttgaaacttgaatttcaCTTATGGTCTTTTACCCTTGTTTATCCTAGCTGTATACATTAGTCTTAGACTTCTGTTTATGATTCCTCTTGAACGGAggagtatatatatacaacttTCTGTCTTTAGAGTTAGGCCCTTTGTCAAGCTTGACACTAGTTACTATTTCAAATTTAACTAGTTTCCCACCCACGCTCTTAATCTTGTTCACTTGAGAGGCAAATTGATTTTTACAAATATCATTCAATTGATTGGTTTCGTCCAATTTTACAATCAATCCTTATTAAGACTTTTTGATATTTAACACAATCCCCAAGAAGTCTACTATATGCCATTCAAAGGCCACTATCTTCATTAGAAACATCTTGAATTAAGTTTTCATGCATGTCAGTATTTTATGACGCTGAAGCTTATCAGCAAAAAGTAGAGATCAAGGATCACACATAAGTCATTAATCCTACACAAAGTAAAgttgctctaataccaattgaaaaaaaCATTTAGACCCTTTTGATTAACTACGCAATTAAACAAGTTAATCTaattaagggtgtgtttgtatAAGTTGTTAGAATACtatgttttgagtttaaaatgagtgtttataaaataaaaaataaaactattagaagTTATGGTCGCAACATAGAGTGTTAGGTTTTAAAAATGCTCTTTTAGTCTCTCAAAACGtctaaccaaacagaccctaataATCACATGATAGACTTTTAACAAGTTAAAACACCACAAGCTAGTAAGTATGTCACCAATATCATAGCAATAAATACTAAAGTAAATGATAGAACTATAAGATGACAAAGTGGAAAATGATGGACAATAGTTCAAGAAAAAATCACTGTGAGGGTAAACCCTAAACCCAAGAATGAATCACCTAATAGAATTAAAGTTTTACAACATGAGACATGTTAATTGTGGACGCAAGGGAGTATGACTCAGCTTTTTGGAGTGGACCATGATGGAGGGTGAAAAATGAAGTCACCAtgtagattaggtctaggaactaTATTGGGCCTTTTGGCCCAATCACTTACATGTATAGGTCTGCATACCAGATTATGGGTCTAGAGTTTGGGTAcggtttgggaaggtgttatGCATTCAAAACCGCCTAGCTTGTGGGCCGGCCTCCATTATGTGTCGCTAGGTCATATTTAGATAAAGAAGTTATTAAAAGAGCCCTAATTCCTAACctaaacatacatcatgcacttaaataaaataaaacacacaacATGTTAAAGATCACAATatagaagaaaacaaataaaacatagtcaaacaaatatattaaaaaaggaaaagataacaaataaataaaacacacaagGAAAAAATATCGAATAAACCAAACATggaaaaaatactaaaacaaatacggaaaataattaaacacaGTTAATTAACCTAAACAGAGCCAAACATAATCAAATAACAtgttaaaaatgattaaaataataaaaacaagattttgCCCTAATCTGTATTTGAGGTGCGTACACATACTCAACTATGCATACGCATGGTCAAAACCATACGCACACATACTCAATGATGTGTTCGCATCCTTTAGCATAGATTcgaaaaatcacatttttatagatttaatcaaataaagataTACCATGTGAGATCAAATAAACATGTTAGAAACCCTAAACACTAAACTaacataaagaaaacaaaaaaaagcatcaacataaacaaatacTCAAGAAACAAATCAATAAGTAGTAaactatattaaataaataagcatgttaaactttacataaaactaaaataatagaACAAGAACAACCAAAACAGATTGTAAACAACCTAAAATCATATTAACAATTATTATAAGAATTAAAatcaacaaacaaatcaaataaaacaaatagagaaactACATTAAGAAACTTATGTGAATCCTATTAAACAATGAAAGAGTTCGTGGAAAGAACACTCACCTTGCTTAAAATTATGAGTTTGAAGTTTGTTTAACCGACTCATCAGTGCTTACAACACAAAGATTAGATTGAAAGAACAAAGgaattaaagaaaacaatagtttttaggaatcacaactcaagaacaaagtttaattgaaaaagggttttgaaaaatcaaattagaacgttagtttttaccttaaaactaactaaagagaggtttttaattggtaaaaaaCATGCTAAGGGACTATCCTAGGGTTTTGAAAAGGTAAAATAGGATTTTAAAGAAGATGGAGGCAAAAAAATAAGTCTCTCTAGCTAGCGTTTTAACTGGAGACATAAAAtaagtatttatatgtttaaattagggttttcagACTCTTTTAGAGGGTTTTGGACATTCCAAAGGGTTTAGGGGCCGGGGCCTATCAAAGAGGGAGGCTTTGGATcctaaaaaatgaagttttgaggTTCTAGAATGTAGTGTGTGTTTGCATGCGTATGCATGCATACGCATGCTccctaaaaaatcctaatttcaAATGCTCATTTGGCCCAATTTCAAATGGTTATAACCTACTCAATATGAGTCAAAATTAGGCCAATTTGAGTTCAAATAGAAGCCCAAGATGCctactttccaatgaaacaaacctCACTTAAAATTTAGTTGTGGATCAAAAGGTATAGTCAAAATAGTGAGCAAATGTCATTTTTCAACATCGTTTTTGAAGCAATTTGAGTaattttgagttgtgattacttccaaactatcaaaataacttcaattaccTTTTGTAGACATTTCAAACTCATCCTTGGGACCGGAGGATTTAAGTTTATTAACCGAGTACAAAAAGAGGTGTCTACACTAATGACTCCCACAACTTGATGATTTGAATTACATAGCAAATGTACTAGGATAGGCTTTGTGGCTTTAGCATTGATTCACATAACGACATCAACAACAAATTAAGtagatgatatttttatttactctttAAACTCAAGGGTTGGAAGGGGGAGGCTAGGATTTTCTCTATGATTAGCTTTTCAAAGTTTGACCCAACAACCTCAATGAAGTCTTCTATAATAGGCTCTTATATAGGCATTCCACTAATGGTTAAAAAACTCATGGAAttgatttcattaaaacatgtcACTTATtgacttttgaattttgattttcgATTGACTGAGCCATTGTCGAACAACAATTTGAGAATCCTCTTTCGATTGGTCTAAGACATGACCAAAAGCATGTCGAATCCTAGATTTTGTCATTTTGATAGATCAAGTGGCGATCGGAATCCTAAAAATTTGTCTTCTTTGAGTTGCATCTTTGACTCTTAATCTTGATATCATGGAATCTACCAACCTAAAACCTAATAACCATACATAAGGAATATGTATTCCTTGCAAGAAAATAGCTATTTCATTACTATGTAGTAAGCATGCCACAATACAGGAAACACATATACTAGTACCACATGATCTCTTTATACAGATCTATTCgattcttttaataaattaaatttcattgaaatttggCATGGTCATGTTCAATTCCAGGGTTGAAATCAAAACAGGAAAACTCAAAGCATTCTCAAGTCaatgaattgttaaaaaaatgtcTTCAGGGTTACAGAGGCGATGTTGAGAATTCAAACGAAACCTCAGTGATTTCATATGTTCTGTTTGAAGCAGCAGAAGTAGGCAACATCGAGTTCTTGGTTAAGcttatttgttttaactttGATCTCTTATGGAAAAGAATAGACAGAAAAAGCATATTTCATATTGCTGTTGAGAAGCGCCACGAAAGCATCTTCAAATTACTTAATGAGATAGGCTCAATTGGAGATCTAATAGTCGGTAGACCATTTGAAGATAGTAGCAACATATTGCATTTAGCTGCAAGATTGGCACCTCAAGATAAGCTCAATGCTATATCAGGAGCAGCTCTTCAAATGCAACTAGAACTATTATGGTTCAAGGTACTGATTCATGCGCTTTGTGTAGTAAT is a genomic window of Quercus lobata isolate SW786 chromosome 2, ValleyOak3.0 Primary Assembly, whole genome shotgun sequence containing:
- the LOC115976895 gene encoding ankycorbin-like isoform X2, whose protein sequence is MAAKDDNSNDVSGDCGRLYLAALKGDWKSIEGMTNIQRSISRNEETTLHVAAAANQEDFVKKLLTWMASNNYSLTAENDVGNTALTYAAAAGNVNIAEMMLEKNSELPNLGREVKPLSMAASLGHSQMVELLYRKTRIDSLSTSEQIDIFINCVRKDLYEVALQMLDKNSNLTTATNSDGETALHVLANKPSAFVNESQLGVLRRHINIPWLKSKQENSKHSQVNELLKKCLQGYRGDVENSNETSVISYVLFEAAEVGNIEFLVKLICFNFDLLWKRIDRKSIFHIAVEKRHESIFKLLNEIGSIGDLIVGRPFEDSSNILHLAARLAPQDKLNAISGAALQMQLELLWFKFQPQHLLLKAS
- the LOC115976895 gene encoding uncharacterized protein LOC115976895 isoform X1, which produces MAAKDDNSNDVSGDCGRLYLAALKGDWKSIEGMTNIQRSISRNEETTLHVAAAANQEDFVKKLLTWMASNNYSLTAENDVGNTALTYAAAAGNVNIAEMMLEKNSELPNLGREVKPLSMAASLGHSQMVELLYRKTRIDSLSTSEQIDIFINCVRKDLYEVALQMLDKNSNLTTATNSDGETALHVLANKPSAFVNESQLGVLRRHINIPWLKSKQENSKHSQVNELLKKCLQGYRGDVENSNETSVISYVLFEAAEVGNIEFLVKLICFNFDLLWKRIDRKSIFHIAVEKRHESIFKLLNEIGSIGDLIVGRPFEDSSNILHLAARLAPQDKLNAISGAALQMQLELLWFKEVEKAVNPAFKEMKNTKGETPYVLFAKNHENLRKEGEKWMMNTAQSSMVVATLIGTIVFSDQAADKSNRSPKLFLTYSISSAIALFGSSTSLIMFLSILTSRYSYEDFVVWLPIRLMIGVTSLFISIAAMMVAFSTSFWLRNLNHQELSLFFVLIGLFACVPILYVLLKYRLLVDILRSTFFQFQPQHLLLKAS